The following nucleotide sequence is from Campylobacter showae CSUNSWCD.
CATTTTTAATTTCCTCTTTGAATTCTTGTAAATATTTTGGCTCAAAGCCGTTTTCAGCCATTACCAGCTCAATAAAAGCAATATGGGCTAGCATATCGTGGGTGGTTAGCTTTTTGTAGCTAAAAGGCTTGCCGCCTTTTTCTCGTGGGTAGTCGAAGTCTAGCACTTTTAAAAGCTGTTTTAGCGTGTCGTGTGTAAGGTAAAAAGGGCGCAGGGCTAGCTTATGCTCGCGTATTTGCAAATACCTAAGCGCGCCCAGCTCCCGCAAAACTACACCGTGCATAAAGCGGTTAAACTGCGAGCTGATGATCACGACACTAACACTCTCCAGCTAACTGACCCCGCTTTTAGATACTCGCTAGGTATTACCGCGCCCGTATGCTCGCAAAACGCTTTGTAGTTGTAGCTTTCTTTGTATTCGGTCTTGCTAATGGTTAGCCCGTATACCTTCATTTCCACGCCCGCAGCTTTTGCTATCGCTCTATCTTTTAGAGCTTGTAGCTCGCCCTCGATTTGCTTTTTGCGCTCGGTTAGCTCGGCGATATTCTCGCTTAGGCTTAGCCACTCCTCGTCGGGGGCGGCGTCTTTATACGTTTTTTCAAACTCGTTCCACGCCTTGGTTAGCTTTTTAATAGCTTTTTCGTCGCGCTCAACTTCTACGTATTCGCATTGCACTTCAAAATTTTCATCTATGTAACCGACGGCAAAAATACACTTTTTAGCTTCGCTCACGTAGAATTGGTGCTGTATCTGCCAAAAGTATTTTTCGCTAGGCTTGCCGTTTTTGCGTAGATACTCCAGCTCGGTATCGCTAAATTTTATCTCGCAAAACGTGTCCGTAACTATGTCATACCCGTCAAGACTAGCCGAAAATCTAGGGTCGGTGTCGCTTTGCATTACGACGGGCGAGAGGTCTAAATTTAGCTTTTCGTTCAGTATATCTCTGATTTTTGGCTCGTATTCTTGCCCGCGCCTCATAGCGTCATTTTGAAAAACTTGCTTGCCTTGATACTTGATTTGCGCTAGTTGGTAGGGCTTGTTAAAGCCCACGCCCATAACGTCGCCCGCCTCGCTAGCGTTGAATTTGCCTTTGCGGTATTCTAGCCACTCGGGGGTATTTTGAGTTAGTGTTATTGTCATCGCCTATCCTTTACGCGCTTTGTTGAGCTTGTATTTGCTCAAGCTTTTTAAGTAGTTGCCCGCGCACTTTTTCATACGGTAGATTTGCGAAGGCTTTAACCTTATACGCCGCTACTATTGCGTCAGGGTTGGTGTTTGTTATTTCGCACAAATGCACTAGGTCGTTTAGCTGATCGGCGTTTAAAAACGTCGGCTGTTTTTGCGGCTGCTTGTTCTGCCTTGGCTCGTCGTCGTGAGTATTTGTAGCGTCTGCGTCTTTTGTGTCGTCGATAGCAAAAAGCCCGTTTAAGGCGTATTTGCGCGCATAGCTCGACGTGCTACCCGTGATCTGCGCCCTATCCAATATTTCTCCGCCATATTTGTTTAGTTTTACCTCAGTTTCCCTAGCGTATGCGCTCGCGTTTATTTCGCCCTCTTTGCCTCGTAGCGTCGCCGTAGCCTTGACGTAAAAGCGATCCCCCACTAGCATTATCTCGTCGCTTATCGTAAGGGCGACGCCATATTTTTCTAGTAGAGGCTTAACGGCTTCTAAAATATCCTCGCAGGAGCGATAAGAGTATCCACCCGCCTTATTTGTCTGCGTCTTTGGGGCTTTTAGCTCACATTGTATTTTACTTAGCGTTTCTATCATCTCTGCCCCCTAAACGATTTTACAAAGGCGACAAAATCGCCGGCCGTTAAATGCTTGTCTGTTTCGTTGCCCCTCTTAAATAGAAAGGCATAAAATTTAAATTCTTTGATACTCATTTGCTATCCTTTAAAATTTCAATTCCGCTTCGATTTGGTCGTTTATCTCGTACGCCAGATCGTCAAAGCTGATTAACTCCTCGTATTCGCTTGCCAGCTTATCAAGATGATCTCTAGCTATGGCGATTATGTCCGCCGCCTTATCGCGAAACTCGTTAAATCTCGCGTCCCTTACCGCTTGCGCCTGCTCGTATTTCATAAGGTCGTAATCGACCGAGTCCATCGCGCTCATTTTTTATCCTTTCAAAATCTGATTTTGTTCTATAAAAAAGCGGTCGTTGTCGTTTGCATACGCCATAACCGCGCCTATCTCGCTATACACGCCGTCCATTTGATACTGGATTTTGTTTAGTAGCCTTACTATCTCGCTATCTTTGATGTTTTGCTTTTGCTTAAGTTCTTGCGTGCGTTTAAAGTAAAAATCCCGCTCGGCTTTGGCATTGTGTAGCTGGGCCCGCAAGTTTTCCTCTCTATCCTCGTAGCGCTCTATAACCTCCGCGTCGTAAATCTTGCCGCGTTTGGCTAGTTCGGTTTTTAAACTAGCGATAAGTGCGTTATGCTTTGCTAGCTGCCCTAAATAGCCGTTGATTTGATCGCCGTGGCGTTTAGCTTCAAATTTAGCGTAGGCTTCAAGGTCTGCATATTTATGAGATAGCTCGACGTTGCGGGCTTTTGTTTCTTTTGCTTGCGCCAATTCGCTAAGTATGGTTTTTTCTAGCTCTTGCTCCGCCCAAAGCCTGAAGTTTTTGGCCTCTTTTGAGCGGATAAACATACCTAGCTTGATGATGCCGCGAAGCGTCCATTTGATGACGGGGCGATTGCGGTCGTTTTTGACTACGACGAAGTGAATACCCTCGATTATCTCGTCGGCGTGTTCGCGCTTATGGACTTTGATGTTGGTTGTAGAAACGCCGTAACGCTCTGCAACATATTCAGTAGTAAAGGTTTGGAAATTTAGAATTTCAACTTGCGTTGGCTCTGTTTGAAATAATGACTGCATTTAATCCCCTTTGTTTGGATTTAAAATATTTATGCGGGAATTATATCAGGTTATAAAACAGAAGTCAAGAGTTTTTATTGTGAATTAAAACAAGAAATGCAAAAAAATGTTTTGAATTAAAATTTTTAATGGTAAGGATTTCTTACCATTAAACAATCATCGATTTTAGAGCATTTTGTAGGATTTTGTAATTTTCAAGCTCTTTTTCAAGCTCGTAAATTTTTAAGACCATTTCACACGCCCTTTCGACTTGTGGAGTTATTTTGCCAAGCGATAGCGCAGATCGCAGTCCGCCCTCACTCATCCCTATCCTCTCCGCCAACTCCCTTTGCGTGATGTTTAGTTCTTTGCATACACGCTTTACGATATTATCATCTGCGGTCATTGTTCACTCCCTATCAGATCCAAAATAATCACTTCTTTTATTTTGTTATATTCCTTGACGGTTCTTATTTTGAGTTTTATACTTTCTCCGTTTTCGATAGCAGTGGCTAATCTAATGCGAGCTTCAGCGCTTATTAGATTTGCGCTTACCCATTTGATACCGTTTATATCAATCTTAAATTTCCTATCGCCGTTACTAGTCTTTTCATATCCCAAAATAGAAAAATCATCTATTTTATCAAAAGTAGCCGTGGTATCTATGAGTTCTTTGAATTCATAATTTTTAACTTTTTGATAAGTTATAGGCTCGCTTTCGTTGTTAAACGTCGCTGTTTCGTTTTCTTGTAGGGCAGAGGCTATTTTTGCCTTTGGTTCATTTATGGCTTTTTGTAAATCTTTATCAGCTTTTAAACTTGCGATAATGCGTCTATTTTCACTTTCTGCGCTTATTTTTGCTAAATTTTCATTATGTGTAAGATACTCGCTATAAGAATAGCCGCCCAATATCATCAATGCTACCGATACTATTATAATAACTTTTGCAATATCGCTCATGCCTTTTATGCCCTCCAATAATACCTTAATCATATTTTCAAGGTCTATTTTTAAACAACCTCGTTCTAATTTAAAAGTTAGAAGTTGTGTTTTATCAATACCCGTAATTCCGTAGTTTTTCTCTAAAATAGAAACTATCTTATAAAAGTTGTCTTGATAAGATAAGACCATTTTTGCAATATCTGCATCTATGTAGCCATCGTCATAATCATTAAACCTGCCACCTTCAAGCTTGATACTATGTGTTATTTGCCCGATCTGGCTTATGATTACATTTTCTCCGTTAGCTAGTTTTTCCTGTAATAAACGTAAATCATTCAACGTATTGATTGAAAAATGCCCATCATTCATTATTATCCTTTTTGCTTACGAATTTTGTCTTGATTATACAAAAACCTAGCTAACTTTGCCGTAAAATTTAACGGCTTCGACTATCTTTTTCGCCGTCTGCTCGTCTGTGCCGTAGATCACGTCTCGCAGTTCGTTTCCGTTTAGCGTATTTAAAAATAGCCCCAGCCCTACGAGGTCGGCGGTATCGAGCCTAACGTCTCGCAGCTCTTTTAATATCTGCCCTAAGTTGCAGCGCTCTAATAAATCCGCCAATTCCACATCGGCTACGGCGTCTATGCTTATTCTCATTCTTTATCCTTTCAAATTTAAAAACCTGATATTTTTGATTAGCCGTTTTGAGTTGTTTCCTTTTTGGAAATAACTCGCTAGCCGCCTAAATAACCTAAATAGCCGCACGGCTTTATCCTTTCTAGGGCTAGAGATGACTAGCCCGCCACTGAAGTTTAAGCCCATAAGACGCGGGCAATTTCTAATTTTTGCGTTAGGTCTTTAACCGCCTTTGTCGCGTAAGTCAAACTGTAACTATGCTCGCGTCTTATAGTGCCGTCCTTTAGCCCTTTTTGGTGCGCTTTGGCTTTTTCTAGCTGTGCCGCGAAATATTCTAGGCTTTGCGGCATTGATAGGTTAATCTCCTCCGCCTTAGCCTCCCAATACTCGGCTTTACGCGCTTTTTCGTCGGCGATTTCTCGCTCTTTTACACTGTTTCCCATCCTATTCCAGTTGCGCTCGATTAGCGCCCTGTGTCTGTGCTCGCTGTGGTGTCCGACCTTTATCGGCTCGGCGAGTTTTAGAAATTCCGCACCCTCTTTGCTTTTTTGATACCACTCAAAGCTCTTTTTTGCGTGCAACGCCTGCGAATTTCTGTATTTATCGGCTTTTTTCGCCGCGTAGTTCCCCTCTAGCCTTACAATGGAATAATAAAACTTACCATTTCCTTCTGCTATTAGGTTATAGACCTCGCACTCAACCTCTTTACCGTATTGTGTTTCAAGGGTGA
It contains:
- a CDS encoding lambda-exonuclease family protein — protein: MTITLTQNTPEWLEYRKGKFNASEAGDVMGVGFNKPYQLAQIKYQGKQVFQNDAMRRGQEYEPKIRDILNEKLNLDLSPVVMQSDTDPRFSASLDGYDIVTDTFCEIKFSDTELEYLRKNGKPSEKYFWQIQHQFYVSEAKKCIFAVGYIDENFEVQCEYVEVERDEKAIKKLTKAWNEFEKTYKDAAPDEEWLSLSENIAELTERKKQIEGELQALKDRAIAKAAGVEMKVYGLTISKTEYKESYNYKAFCEHTGAVIPSEYLKAGSVSWRVLVS
- a CDS encoding helix-turn-helix domain-containing protein — its product is MTADDNIVKRVCKELNITQRELAERIGMSEGGLRSALSLGKITPQVERACEMVLKIYELEKELENYKILQNALKSMIV
- a CDS encoding ERF family protein, whose protein sequence is MIETLSKIQCELKAPKTQTNKAGGYSYRSCEDILEAVKPLLEKYGVALTISDEIMLVGDRFYVKATATLRGKEGEINASAYARETEVKLNKYGGEILDRAQITGSTSSYARKYALNGLFAIDDTKDADATNTHDDEPRQNKQPQKQPTFLNADQLNDLVHLCEITNTNPDAIVAAYKVKAFANLPYEKVRGQLLKKLEQIQAQQSA
- a CDS encoding DUF3560 domain-containing protein, with product MNKFKKYCPNVWVAECDEKHDKGEVITLETQYGKEVECEVYNLIAEGNGKFYYSIVRLEGNYAAKKADKYRNSQALHAKKSFEWYQKSKEGAEFLKLAEPIKVGHHSEHRHRALIERNWNRMGNSVKEREIADEKARKAEYWEAKAEEINLSMPQSLEYFAAQLEKAKAHQKGLKDGTIRREHSYSLTYATKAVKDLTQKLEIARVLWA